From Lolium perenne isolate Kyuss_39 chromosome 5, Kyuss_2.0, whole genome shotgun sequence, a single genomic window includes:
- the LOC127303364 gene encoding uncharacterized protein translates to MEGDMIGAFQAEYEEAMLNLESPLFTDVLRGEALIVNFTVNGHEYNCGYYLADGIYPSWPVFMKGVTLPQSEKHRPFTAAQSAWRKDVECAFGVLKARFNILAVPGRSYSRRTLGLIMRACVILHNMIIDDERDINLEDIYETVDSNAGPAIHNNAPPSLAARIQMDNEMRDSPMYTQLQHDLIEHVWANA, encoded by the exons ATGGAGGGTGATATGATCGGTGCATTCCAGGCGGAGTATGAGGAGGCGATGCTCAACCTCGAG TCGCCGTTGTTCACTGATGTGCTTAGGGGAGAAGCACTCATAGTGAACTTCACGGTGAATGGACACGAGTACAACTGTGGTTACTACCTTGCCGACGGCATCTACCCCTCCTGGCCGGTGTTCATGAAAGGTGTTACTCTTCCACAGAGTGAAAAGCATCGACCGTTCACTGCTGCTCAATCAGCTTGGCGCAAAGATGTCGAGTGTGCCTTTGGAGTGCTGAAGGCTAGGTTCAACATTCTAGCAGTCCCGGGACGCTCCTACTCGAGGCGTACTCTTGGGTtgatcatgcgtgcatgtgtcattctgcacaacatgatcatcgacgatGAGCGTGATATAAATTTGGAGGACATTTATGAGACAGTTGATTCCAATGCCGGCCCTGCGATACACAACAATGCACCACCAAGCCTAGCAGCCAGGATTCAGATGGACAACGAAATGAGGGACTCACCGATGTATACACAGCTCCAGCATGATTTGATTGAGCATGTGTGGGCTAATGCCtag